TGGCCGGGACGGACGAGGAGGTGCCGTGGTCGCGTCTCGATCGCCGGATGCTGCTGATCCACCCGATCGAGGAGATCCTGCGCCTGCTGCCCGTCCTCGCAGGCTCGTTCGTCATCGGGTCCACCAGCGGCAATCCCGTGTGGGGCCTCGCGGCGACGGGCGTGCTCGTGCTGGTCGGTCTGCTGCGCTGGTTCACCACCACCTACCGCGTAGGACCAGAGCACGTCGAACTCCGCCGCGGCCTGCTGCAACGACGCGAGTTGTCGATCCCCCGCAGCCGCATCCGGTCGGTGGACGTCGAGCAACGCCTCCTGCATCGCGTGCTGGGCCTCGCGGTCGTGAAGATCGGCACGGGTCAGAGCGGGGGCGCCGATCGCAACCGGTTCGAACTCAACGGCCTTCCGATCGCAGCAGTCCCCGAGCTCCGTGCCGTTCTCCTGAGGGGTGGGCAGCAGGACGACGTGCCGGCCGAGACGACCTCGACCGCTGCCGTCACCGAGCGTCAGCTGGCGCGATTCGACCCGGCCTGGGTGCGCTACGCGCCGTTCTCCACGACGGGACTGCTCGCCGTCGCGGCCGTCGCCGGTGCCGCCTTCCAGTTCGGGCTCGGCCGGTCGATCGCCGAATCGCAGGTCGTCCGCCGCGCGGTGGAGACCGCGGAAGACCTCGGCCTGGTGGTCGCGCTCGTGATCCTCGTGCTGGTCGTCGTGCTCGTCGCCAGCCCGGCCGCGTGCGTGCGGTACTTGCTGCTCTACGGCGATCTGCGGGTGACCGACGACCAACGGGTCCTGCGCATCGCGCACGGCCTGCTCACGACCCGTCACACCACCCTCGACCGGGCGCGGCTGCGCGGGATCGCGCTGCACGAACCGCTGGCGCTGCGGCTCGTCGGCGCCGCACGGCTCGACGCCGTCATGACGGGCAGGACCGCGCAACAGGGCGGTTCGTCACTGGTCCTGCCGTCGGCGCCCGACGGGGAGGTCCGGCGGGTCGCGGCCGAGGTGCTCACCGGGGGGCTGCCGCTCGACGTTCCGCTGCGCAGTCACGGTCCCCGTGCCCGTCGTCGCCGCTACACGCGGACGCTGTGGCCGGTGGCCGTCGTGGTCGCCGCCGGGCTCGTCGCCCTGACCGTCACCGACCGGCACGTGCCGTTCGCCGTGATCGCCACGGTGGTCGTGGTGCTGGTCGCGGGGGCGTGCGCGCTGGCGCAGGACCGCTACCGGGGTCTCGGCCACGCCGTCGTCGACGGACATCTCGTCGCCCGCAGCGGTTCGATCGACCGGCAGCGCATCTGTCTCGATGCGGACGGTGTGATCGGCTGGACGGTGCGGCAGACCTTCTTCCAGCGCCGTGTCGGTCTCGCGACCGTCGTCGCGGCGACGCCGGCGGGTGCGGGACGCTACGAGGTGATCGACATCCCCGTGGACGAGGCGTGGGCGCTTGTCCAGAAGGTCACACCGGGTATGGGAGAAGCATGGATCGACCGATGAAGCCGACATCCGGCAAAGGCCCCCTGCACGGCACTCCCCCGGCGACGCTGGCCGAGCTCGACGACGCGCTCGTCGACTGCCACGCGTGTCCGCGGCTGGTCGCATGGCGTGAGCAGGTCGCGCGGGAGAAACGAGCGGCCTTCCGCGACGAGGAGTACTGGGGCCGGCCCGTCCCGGGCTTCGGCCCGGCCGATGCGTCCCTGCTGATCGTCGGGCTGGCGCCCGCCGCGCACGGCGGGAACCGCACAGGACGGATGTTCACGGGCGACCGGTCGGGCGACGTGCTGTACGCGGCCCTGTACGACGCGGGACTGGCGTCGCAACCGACCGCGACGCACATCGGCGACGGCCTCGAACTGTTCGGCACGCGCATCACGTCGCCGGTGCACTGCGCGCCACCGGCCAATCGCCCCACGGTCGTCGAACGCGACACCTGCCGGCACTGGCTCGAACAGGAACTCGACCTGCTCTCCCCCACGCTGAGGTCGGTCGTCGTGCTCGGCGGGTTCGGTTGGCAGGCATTACTGCCGGTCCTGTCGGCGGCGGGGTGGACGATTCCGGTTCCCCGCCCCAAGTTCGGGCACGGCGCACATGTGCTGCTCGCTGCCACCGAGGCGCGGGAGCACCCGTTGCACCTGTTCGGTTGCTATCACGTCAGCCAGCAGAACACCTTCACCGGCCGGTTGACGAAGGAGATGGTGACCGAGGTGCTCAGGGACGCGGCGCGGGCTGCGTCCCTCCCACTGCCTGGGTGATCTCCCTGATGCGGGCCGAGAACAGGTAGCCGCCGGCGGGGGCGAGCGCGGCCACGGGCAGCAGCAGGGTCCGCCAGTCGCCGAGCGCGAGCTGGTCGCCGCCCGGACCGCCCACGAGGCAGACGAGGAAGACGACGGCCCAGGCCAGCAGCGGCAGGGTCGCGCTGCGCAGGGATCCGGTCTCGGCGCGGAGGGCCATCACCAGCAGCAGGTTGACGAGGCCGGCCAGCAGGATGGTGATCGGGAAGGGCACTCCGGCGATGTACACGCCGAGATAGAAGACCGACAACAGGGCGCACAGCGCACCGTCGAGCACGAGCAGCGCGACGAGCCCCCGGCGGGGTTGGACGTCCACCGGTGACGCGAGGGGTGCAGCGGTTGCTGGATCGACCGTCATGCTTCGATGGTGCGCTACCGGACGCGCCCGAGCACAACCGGGGTCCGCGGAACCATCCGCGACCCACGCACGGGACGTCAGGGAACCGGCGGGTATCCGAGCATGGTGAGCAGCGCGCTCTGCTGGTCGGCGAAGGAGTACAGAGCGTGCCAGTAGTCGGCCCGGATCTCGTCGGCGTACGGCCTCAACGACTCCACGAACGCGACGATCTGGTTCTGGACGGACCAGTTGTACATCGACAACCCCCTGACGGTGTGCCTGCGTGGTACGCGAGGCCGGGTGACGCGAACCACCCACAGCCTCGTTGATGACTCGGGTCACACTAGCCGATGCCGGAGAAGAGGTCGTCCTCTCGTCCCGTGGAGTCGGTCAGGCCGAGCTGCCCGCGCACGAGCACGAAGTGCTCCTGGTCGAAGACGGGCTGGGCGACGAGGTTGGAGAGCACGAACTGCTCGCCGTCCTCCGCGACCAGCACCTGGGTCGTGTGCGCGGCCATCGCGGTCCGCTTCGCGTCGAGAACCGAGCGGACGTCGACGACGGTGGTGACCTCGTCGTCGGGCACGCTCGGCAGTTCGCCGGCCTCCGGTCGGCGCCAGCCGTCGGGCAGCGTGCCCATGGCGGCGATGCCGCGTTCGAGCGCGGACCGTTCGGCGACGGTCCAGTACACCTTCGCGGGGGTCCACGCCGCCCCGGCGGACGGATAGTCCTCGGTGCCGGCCGCTTCGACGGCCGCGGTCACCCGTTCGTGCACCGCGATGTGGTCGGGATGCCCGTAGCCACCGAACGGGTCGTAGGTGACGACCACGTGCGGACGCGTCTCGCGGATCACGGCGACGAGCGTCTCGATCGCCTCGTCGCGGTCGGCGTTGACCCAGGCGCGAGGATTGTCGGCGGACGGGGTGCCCGCCATCCCGGAGTCGCGCCAGTGCCCGGCACCGCCGAGAAAACGCGGTCGCTCGACGCCGAGCGCGTCGAGCGCCCGGGTGAGTTCGAGGATGCGGTATCCGCCGAGCTGATCGGCGCGGTCGGCGGTGAGCTGGGCCCACTCGTCGCCGATCACTTCGCCCTCCTCACCGAGCGTGCAGGTCACGACGGTGACCTCGGCGCCCTCGGCGACGTACCGGGCGATGGTGCCGCCGGTGGTGAGGGTTTCGTCGTCGGGATGGGCGTGGACGAGCAGAAGTCGTCGATCCGCAACGTCGGGGAGAGCTCCCGGAGCATCGGTCACGGTGTGGTCCTTCCCCACAGATGGGCGTCGCCGAGAATACCGGTGGCGACGGCGGCTGTCAGCGAGACGTTCTCGACGCCCGGACCGGCGGCGACAACGGCCCGGTCCTGCAGGATCGGCAGATTCACCGCGAGATCCCACAGCCTGGCCTGCGCGTCGGCGACGACCTTCGCCGGGTCGGTGGTGCCGTTCAGTGCAGCGAGCAGATCGGGTTCGAGACCGGGATCGCACGCACCCGAGAGGTTGCTCGGAGCCTCGAGCTGCGCTGCGAGCGCATCCTCACGTTCCTCGACGTCGTCCTCGTCGAGCGTGGTGGTCGCGGGGTCCGACGACTGTGCCGCCTCCGCCGTCCCGGGGGCGTCGGGCTGCGCCGGGAGGTCGGACTCGGGCACGGTCGGCAGGTCCTCCCCCGCCACGGTGGGTGCTGCGGCCACCGGGACGCATCCGAATCGGGACAGCGCGGCGGTGGCGGGGTCTCCACCGGCACGCATCCAGCCGACGACCGCGTGCACGGTGCCCTCGACGAGGGCTTCGCCGTACAGCTCGTCGGGGGGAAGTTCGTCGACCGATGCGTCGATCCCGGCGCCACGCCACAGGTCGACGGCGGTGCGTGCGACGGCGCGGGCGGTCTCGTCACCCTCCGGCACGCCCACGACCAGCGTCAACGGCACGCCGGCCCGGGCCAGGGTGCCCTCGGGCAGGGCCGGCCCGTCGGGGGTTCTCGGTCCGGGAGTCGCGCTCGTCGGCGCCGCCGTCTCGGATGCCCCCGTCTCCGGTGCAGCGGCCTCCGGCGCTTCGGGGCCGGGTGCGCCGGGGTCCGTCGGCACCGGGGGCACGGCAGGCGGGACGGGTAGATATCCGGCCTCGGCGAGACGTCCGAGGGCCTGCTCCCGGGACAGACGCGCCGGCATCGTGTCGGTGTATCCCGGATCGGACGGCGCGAGCACCTGGGCCCGCGCCCGCACGACCCCGGTGCTGTTGGCCGTGGCGACAAGTCCGAGCAGCTCGGGGTCGAGCAGGTCGAGCATGCCTCGCCGGACGACCGGGTCGGCGAGTTCGGCGGTGCGCGTGTTGAGGGTCAGATCGAGGGTGCGCGGCTGGAGCTGGACGCCGGTCCGCACACCCGGCACGGCGGCGAGCTGCGCCTCGAGAGCGACACCGCCCGCGCTCTGGACCACTTGGGCGTCGTCGCTGCGCACCGATTCGGTCACCTGGGCGTCGGTGCCGGCGCGGCGCATGATCAGTTCGTCGGGTCCGGCCGGGGTGCCCCAGAACCGGTCGTTGCGTTCGAGCAGCACCTCGGCGCGCCCCCGATCGACGTTGTCGACGTGGAATCGCGCGCCGGACACGGGAATCGTCTCGGACAGGCCGGTGGAAAAGCCACCCGGAGTGTCCTTGACCAGGTGCGCGGGCAAGAGATTCGTGAACAGTTCGCGCCAGGCCGGATACGGCTCGCGCAGGGTGACGGTGACAATCTTGCCTCCGCCCGACGATCGGATGTCGTCGATGAGGCGGTAGCCGGCAGGATCGACGACGCCGGGCTGGGTGATCATCTGCCGCCACAGATACCGGAAGTCCTCGGCAACGATCGGCGCTCCGTCCGACCACTGGGCCTCGTCGCGCAGGCGGTAGGTGATGGTGAACGGCGCCTCGTCGGTGACCTCCGCGGACAGCAGCAGCGAGTCGTCCGGAACCCACAGTGCTGCAGCGGGATTCTCCGGATCGGGCACGGCCCGGAAGGCACTCGGGAGCACGAGTTCGGCAACGGCGTTCGCGACGGGCGACTGGTCTGCGAGCAGGTGGGGGTTGAAGCCCGAACCGACCTCGTCGATCGCGACCACCACCGTGCTGCGCTTCGGAGCGGGAGCCGGGGTCGTGGTCGGCTCTGTCTGCTCGATGGGCGGCGGCGGGTCGGCGGTGCAACCGGTGAGGACCAGCGCAGCCACGGCCAGGCCGGCCGTCGCCCCGATCAGTCGGCGACGAGCGCGCGTACGCGACACTCGGGCTCCTTCCGTGAGGCAGGTGGTACGTGGGTGGCCCCGGCCAGCATGCGCTCGCCGGGGCCACCCCACACCTGGACTACTTGTTACGGGCCTTCTCCCGCGACCGCGCACGCGCACGGTCGGTCTGCGAGAGGTGCAGCTTGCGCACGCGCACGTCCTCCGGCGTGACCTCGACGCACTCGTCCGCAGCACAGAACTCGAGCGCTGCCTCGAGGGTCAGCTCGATCGGCTTGGCGAGGGTCTCCATCACGTCGGCGGTCGAAGAGCGCATGTTGGTGAGCTTCTTCTCGCGGGTGACGTTGATGTCGAGGTCCTCGGCGCGCGGGTTGATGCCCACGACGTGGCCCTCGTAGGTGTCGCTGCCCGGTTCGACGAAGAAGGTGCCGCGGTCGGCGAGCTGGATCATCGCGAACGGGGTGACCGAGCCTGCACGGTCGGAGACGAGCGAACCCGTGTGGCGGGCGCGGATCTCGCCGGCCCACGGCGCGTAACCGTGGAAGATGGCGTTGGAAATGCCGGTGCCGCGGGTCTCCGTGAGGAAGTCGGTACGGAAACCGATCAGACCGCGCGACGGGATGATGAACTCCATACGAACCCAGCCGGTGCCCTGGTTGGTCATCTGGACCATCTTGCCCTTGCGGTTCGCGAGCAGCTGGGTGATGGCGCCGAGGTGCTCCTCGGGGCTGTCGATGGTCAGCTCCTCGTAGGGCTCGTGGAGCTTGCCGTCGATGGTGCGGGTGACCACCTGCGGCTTGCCGACGGTCAGCTCGAAGCCTTCACGGCGCATCTGCTCGACGAGGATGGCGAGGGCGAGTTCGCCTCGGCCCTGCACCTCCCACGCGTCGGGGCGTCCGATGTCGAGGACGCGCAGCGAGACGTTGCCGACGAGCTCGGAGTCGAGCCGCGTCTTCACCATGCGAGCGGTGAGCTTGTGGCCCTTGACCCGGCCGACGAGCGGCGAGGTGTTGGTGCCGATGACCATCGAGATGGCCGGCTCGTCGACGGTGATGCGCGGCAGCGCCACCGGGTTCTCCGGATCGGCGAGCGTGTCGCCGATCATGATCTCCGGGATGCCGGCCACGGCGACGATATCGCCGGCGACCGCGGCCTCGCCCGGCTGCCGCTCGACACCGACGGTCTTGAGCAGCTCGGTGATCTTGACGTTCTTGACGCCGTCGGCGTGCATCCACGCGACGGTCTGGCCCTTGCGCAGCTCACCCTGGTGGATGCGCAGCAGCGCGAGACGACCGAGGAACTCGGAGGCGTCGAGGTTGGTGACGTGGGCCTGCAGCGGCGCCGACGGATCACCCTTGGGTGCGGGGATGCACTCCATGAGGACCTCGAAGAGCTCGTCGAGGTTCTCGGCGTCGGGGACCTGGCCGTTCTCGGGCTGCTTCTTCGAGGCCTTGCCCTCACGACCGGAGGCGTAGAGGACGGGCAGCTCGAGGGCGAGCTCGGCGGCTTCGGCGGCCTCGTCGTCGAGGTCGGACGCGAGGTCGAGCAGCAGGGTCTGGCTCTCCTCGACGACCTCGGCGATGCGGGCGTCCGGGCGGTCGGTCTTGTTGACCACGAGGATCACCGGCAGCGACGCGGCGAGCGCCTTGCGGAGCACGAAGCGGGTCTGCGGCAGCGGGCCCTCGGAGGAGTCGACCAGCAGGACGACGCCGTCGACCATGGACAGGCCGCGCTCGACCTCACCGCCGAAGTCGGCGTGGCCGGGGGTGTCGATGACGTTGATGACAGTGACGGTGCCGTCCGGGTGGTGACGGTGCACCGCGGTGTTCTTCGCGAGAATGGTGATGCCCTTCTCGCGCTCGAGGTCGCCCGAGTCCATGACCCGGTCGACGAGTTCCGCACGTTCGGCGAACGCGCCCGACTGGCGCAACATGGCGTCGACGAGAGTGGTCTTTCCATGGTCGACG
This window of the Rhodococcus pyridinivorans genome carries:
- a CDS encoding ABC transporter family substrate-binding protein; amino-acid sequence: MSRTRARRRLIGATAGLAVAALVLTGCTADPPPPIEQTEPTTTPAPAPKRSTVVVAIDEVGSGFNPHLLADQSPVANAVAELVLPSAFRAVPDPENPAAALWVPDDSLLLSAEVTDEAPFTITYRLRDEAQWSDGAPIVAEDFRYLWRQMITQPGVVDPAGYRLIDDIRSSGGGKIVTVTLREPYPAWRELFTNLLPAHLVKDTPGGFSTGLSETIPVSGARFHVDNVDRGRAEVLLERNDRFWGTPAGPDELIMRRAGTDAQVTESVRSDDAQVVQSAGGVALEAQLAAVPGVRTGVQLQPRTLDLTLNTRTAELADPVVRRGMLDLLDPELLGLVATANSTGVVRARAQVLAPSDPGYTDTMPARLSREQALGRLAEAGYLPVPPAVPPVPTDPGAPGPEAPEAAAPETGASETAAPTSATPGPRTPDGPALPEGTLARAGVPLTLVVGVPEGDETARAVARTAVDLWRGAGIDASVDELPPDELYGEALVEGTVHAVVGWMRAGGDPATAALSRFGCVPVAAAPTVAGEDLPTVPESDLPAQPDAPGTAEAAQSSDPATTTLDEDDVEEREDALAAQLEAPSNLSGACDPGLEPDLLAALNGTTDPAKVVADAQARLWDLAVNLPILQDRAVVAAGPGVENVSLTAAVATGILGDAHLWGRTTP
- the mshB gene encoding N-acetyl-1-D-myo-inositol-2-amino-2-deoxy-alpha-D-glucopyranoside deacetylase, whose translation is MGKDHTVTDAPGALPDVADRRLLLVHAHPDDETLTTGGTIARYVAEGAEVTVVTCTLGEEGEVIGDEWAQLTADRADQLGGYRILELTRALDALGVERPRFLGGAGHWRDSGMAGTPSADNPRAWVNADRDEAIETLVAVIRETRPHVVVTYDPFGGYGHPDHIAVHERVTAAVEAAGTEDYPSAGAAWTPAKVYWTVAERSALERGIAAMGTLPDGWRRPEAGELPSVPDDEVTTVVDVRSVLDAKRTAMAAHTTQVLVAEDGEQFVLSNLVAQPVFDQEHFVLVRGQLGLTDSTGREDDLFSGIG
- a CDS encoding PH domain-containing protein, which produces MNDAVVAGTDEEVPWSRLDRRMLLIHPIEEILRLLPVLAGSFVIGSTSGNPVWGLAATGVLVLVGLLRWFTTTYRVGPEHVELRRGLLQRRELSIPRSRIRSVDVEQRLLHRVLGLAVVKIGTGQSGGADRNRFELNGLPIAAVPELRAVLLRGGQQDDVPAETTSTAAVTERQLARFDPAWVRYAPFSTTGLLAVAAVAGAAFQFGLGRSIAESQVVRRAVETAEDLGLVVALVILVLVVVLVASPAACVRYLLLYGDLRVTDDQRVLRIAHGLLTTRHTTLDRARLRGIALHEPLALRLVGAARLDAVMTGRTAQQGGSSLVLPSAPDGEVRRVAAEVLTGGLPLDVPLRSHGPRARRRRYTRTLWPVAVVVAAGLVALTVTDRHVPFAVIATVVVVLVAGACALAQDRYRGLGHAVVDGHLVARSGSIDRQRICLDADGVIGWTVRQTFFQRRVGLATVVAATPAGAGRYEVIDIPVDEAWALVQKVTPGMGEAWIDR
- a CDS encoding uracil-DNA glycosylase: MKPTSGKGPLHGTPPATLAELDDALVDCHACPRLVAWREQVAREKRAAFRDEEYWGRPVPGFGPADASLLIVGLAPAAHGGNRTGRMFTGDRSGDVLYAALYDAGLASQPTATHIGDGLELFGTRITSPVHCAPPANRPTVVERDTCRHWLEQELDLLSPTLRSVVVLGGFGWQALLPVLSAAGWTIPVPRPKFGHGAHVLLAATEAREHPLHLFGCYHVSQQNTFTGRLTKEMVTEVLRDAARAASLPLPG
- the typA gene encoding translational GTPase TypA — protein: MSTADFRNVAIVAHVDHGKTTLVDAMLRQSGAFAERAELVDRVMDSGDLEREKGITILAKNTAVHRHHPDGTVTVINVIDTPGHADFGGEVERGLSMVDGVVLLVDSSEGPLPQTRFVLRKALAASLPVILVVNKTDRPDARIAEVVEESQTLLLDLASDLDDEAAEAAELALELPVLYASGREGKASKKQPENGQVPDAENLDELFEVLMECIPAPKGDPSAPLQAHVTNLDASEFLGRLALLRIHQGELRKGQTVAWMHADGVKNVKITELLKTVGVERQPGEAAVAGDIVAVAGIPEIMIGDTLADPENPVALPRITVDEPAISMVIGTNTSPLVGRVKGHKLTARMVKTRLDSELVGNVSLRVLDIGRPDAWEVQGRGELALAILVEQMRREGFELTVGKPQVVTRTIDGKLHEPYEELTIDSPEEHLGAITQLLANRKGKMVQMTNQGTGWVRMEFIIPSRGLIGFRTDFLTETRGTGISNAIFHGYAPWAGEIRARHTGSLVSDRAGSVTPFAMIQLADRGTFFVEPGSDTYEGHVVGINPRAEDLDINVTREKKLTNMRSSTADVMETLAKPIELTLEAALEFCAADECVEVTPEDVRVRKLHLSQTDRARARSREKARNK